The Pandoraea apista genomic interval CGACATAGACGAACTCTCCGGGCGCCCCGCTTTGCACGGCGGGGGTTGGCACGAGCACCACATGCTGGAGCGTATCGACGAGCAGCTTCACGTTGACGAACTCCTGGGGGAACAGCACCTCGTCGTCGTTGGCGAAGCGTGCGCGTAACGTCACCGTGCCCGTAGCGGTAGCCATCTGATTGCTGACGGCGTAAAGCGTGCCGGTGGCGAGTTGGTCTTTGTTGTCGCTCGAGTAGGCCGTGACAGTCAGCGGCGTGCCGGTACGGAACCGTTTCATCACGGCGGGCAAGGCGTTTTGCGCCACCGTGAATTCGACCGTGGTGGGTTTGATGCTGGTGATGACCGCAATGCCGGTCGTGCTCGTGGCCGTTACGTAGTTGCCCGGGTCAACGAGCCGCAGCCCGACACGCCCCGACACCGGTGCGGTGATCCGGCAGTAGGTCAGGTCCAGTTCGAATTGCTTGATGTTGGCCTGATCGGCCTGCACGGCCGCTTCGTCCTGGGCGACGGTGAATTGCTGGTCGACGAAGGTTTGCTCGGCAATCGATTTCTGCTCGTGCAGTTGGGTATAGCGCGCAAGGTCGGCCCGGGCTTGCGCGAGTGCCGCGCGATCCTTGGCGAGTTGCGCCTGCGCCTGTTCCTTGCTGATTTCGTATTGGCGCGGGTCGATCTGGGCGAGGAATTGACCTTGCTTGACGTCTTGCCCCTCCTGATAGCCGACCTGCGTGAGATAGCCGCTCAACTGGGGCAGTACGGTGACGGTGGCCTCGGGCGTTACGGTGCCTAGCGACGTAATCGTCACCGGCATGTCGCCGTAAGCCGCCTGCGCGACGGAAACGATTTGCGGTTGCGAGGTTCGCTGAGTGCTGCGGCGATGCATCAAATGCCATCCGATCCATGCCACGAGCACAAGCACCACGATACCGATCCACAGGGCAGTGCGGCGCCGCTTCGGCTGCGGCTGTCCCTGCGAGGGCGGTGTCGTGGTATCCGGCGTGTCTTCCATAGTTGCCTCCTGCACGGCGCCATGCACCGCACATGCCCCGGCTAACGCACCGGGAATGCCTCCCGGAACGGCCCGGGATGCCACGATTAGCAGTCTAGCGACGAGGGTGCCGGTTTTGGCGCGCTGAACGGCGCGGGAAGTTACGGCGTGTTACCTGTTTTCAGGCGCACAGACACCCTGCCGACGGGCGTAAAGACTTGTCGTGCCAAGGAAAATTGAGGGGAAAGGTGCCGGCAGGGTGGGACC includes:
- a CDS encoding efflux RND transporter periplasmic adaptor subunit, whose product is MEDTPDTTTPPSQGQPQPKRRRTALWIGIVVLVLVAWIGWHLMHRRSTQRTSQPQIVSVAQAAYGDMPVTITSLGTVTPEATVTVLPQLSGYLTQVGYQEGQDVKQGQFLAQIDPRQYEISKEQAQAQLAKDRAALAQARADLARYTQLHEQKSIAEQTFVDQQFTVAQDEAAVQADQANIKQFELDLTYCRITAPVSGRVGLRLVDPGNYVTATSTTGIAVITSIKPTTVEFTVAQNALPAVMKRFRTGTPLTVTAYSSDNKDQLATGTLYAVSNQMATATGTVTLRARFANDDEVLFPQEFVNVKLLVDTLQHVVLVPTPAVQSGAPGEFVYVVTPQKTAALRKVTIGPSDGKHTVITAGLNAGDTVVTDGMDRLSDGAHIALPVSASAATAPGQPQGTPAASRHGGHRGAGGSAPSAQ